Proteins encoded together in one Procambarus clarkii isolate CNS0578487 chromosome 71, FALCON_Pclarkii_2.0, whole genome shotgun sequence window:
- the LOC138356224 gene encoding ATP synthase subunit g, mitochondrial-like → MSKLIARIPGLAKSAVDVATPKLNTFVRYARVELVPPTPAEFGSVVQGFGNIMKSAQTGAWKQLSVKDAWRNTLVTVEVLCWFFIGECIGKGTFVGYQV, encoded by the exons ATGAGCAAGCTCATCGCCAGGATCCCTGGCCTGGCCAAGT cTGCTGTGGATGTTGCCACCCCGAAATTAAATACATTTGTTCGGTATGCCAGAGTTGAGCTTGTTCCTCCCACACCTGCGGAGTTCGGCAGTGTCGTTCAGGGATTTGGTAACATAATGAAGAGTGCTCAGACTGGGGCATGGAAGCAACTCTCAGTAAAG GATGCTTGGCGTAACACTTTGGTGACGGTTGAAGTGCTGTGCTGGTTCTTCATTGGAGAATGTATTGGCAAGGGTACATTTGTTGGCTATCAAGTGTAG